Proteins co-encoded in one Gadus morhua chromosome 6, gadMor3.0, whole genome shotgun sequence genomic window:
- the LOC115545538 gene encoding uncharacterized protein LOC115545538 isoform X4 gives MFSVQTLIVAALLAELGLVVESSFGEGARSYSFDLSNASDLNRLYNSPVHRAVRMRRPLGSMSFQLGPLSHSGVKVTLRDGSTWLVHKGDGFGISSQTVVVDARHMSTSWQILETKDFRGTKTVGDFVRAGGSDYSLLFDNCHFGADRMMDQ, from the exons ATGTTTTCTGTTCAAACCCTGATCGTTGCTGCTCTCCTGGCAGAGCTGGGCCTTGTGGTGGAGTCTTCCTTTGGGG AGGGCGCCAGATCCTACAGCTTCGATCTCTCCAATGCGTCAGACCTGAACCGACTTTACAACTCGCCGGTCCATCGGGCTGTCAGGATGAGGAGACCGCTGGGAAGCATGAGCTTCCAGTTAGGACCCCTAAGCCACTCAGGAGTGAA GGTGACGTTGCGTGACGGTTCCACATGGTTGGTCCATAAGGGAGACGGTTTTGGCATCAGTTCTCAGACCGTGGTGGTGGACGCGAGACACATGAGCACTTCCTGGCAG ATTTTGGAAACAAAAGATTTCAGGGGGACCAAGACGGTGGGTGATTTTGTCAGGGCTGGCGGCTCCGACTACAGCCTGCTCTTCGATAACTGTCACTTCGGGGCAGATCGGATGATGGACCAGTGA
- the LOC115545538 gene encoding uncharacterized protein LOC115545538 isoform X5, giving the protein MFSVQTLIVAALLAELGLVVESSFGEGARSYSFDLSNTSDLNRLYNSPVHRAVRMRRPLGSTSFQFGPLSHSGVKVTLRDGSTWLVHKGDGFGISSQTVVVDARHMSTSWQILETKDFRGTKTVGDFVRAGGSDYSLLFDNCHFGAGRMMDQ; this is encoded by the exons ATGTTTTCTGTTCAAACCCTGATCGTTGCTGCTCTCCTGGCAGAGCTGGGCCTTGTGGTGGAGTCTTCCTTTGGGG AGGGCGCCAGATCCTACAGCTTCGATCTCTCCAATACGTCAGACCTGAACCGACTTTACAACTCGCCGGTCCATCGGGCTGTCAGGATGAGGAGACCGCTGGGGAGCACGAGCTTCCAGTTTGGACCCCTCAGCCACTCAGGAGTGAA GGTGACGTTGCGTGACGGTTCCACATGGTTGGTCCATAAGGGAGACGGTTTTGGCATCAGTTCTCAGACCGTGGTGGTGGACGCCAGACACATGAGCACTTCCTGGCAG ATTTTGGAAACAAAAGATTTCAGGGGGACCAAGACGGTGGGTGATTTTGTCAGGGCTGGCGGCTCCGACTACAGCCTGCTCTTCGATAACTGTCACTTCGGGGCAGGTCGGATGATGGACCAGTGA
- the LOC115545538 gene encoding uncharacterized protein LOC115545538 isoform X1 — translation MMGSTTSEEGELSQNRGKMFSVQTLIVAALLAELGLVVESSFGEGARSYSFDLSNASDLNRLYNSPVHRAVRMRRPLGSMSFQLGPLSHSGVKVTLRDGSTWLVHKGDGFGISSQTVVVDARHMSTSWQILETKDFRGTKTVGDFVRAGGSDYSLLFDNCHFGADRMMDQ, via the exons atgatgGGCTCGACAACATCTGAAGAGGGAGAGTTGAGTCAGAACAGAGGAAAGATGTTTTCTGTTCAAACCCTGATCGTTGCTGCTCTCCTGGCAGAGCTGGGCCTTGTGGTGGAGTCGTCCTTTGGGG AGGGCGCCAGATCCTACAGCTTCGATCTCTCCAATGCGTCAGACCTGAACCGACTTTACAACTCGCCGGTCCATCGGGCTGTCAGGATGAGGAGACCGCTGGGAAGCATGAGCTTCCAGTTAGGACCCCTAAGCCACTCAGGAGTGAA GGTGACGTTGCGTGACGGTTCCACATGGTTGGTCCATAAGGGAGACGGTTTTGGCATCAGTTCTCAGACCGTGGTGGTGGACGCGAGACACATGAGCACTTCCTGGCAG ATTTTGGAAACAAAAGATTTCAGGGGGACCAAGACGGTGGGTGATTTTGTCAGGGCTGGCGGCTCCGACTACAGCCTGCTCTTCGATAACTGTCACTTCGGGGCAGATCGGATGATGGACCAGTGA